Proteins encoded in a region of the Pseudomonas sp. GOM7 genome:
- a CDS encoding GreA/GreB family elongation factor, whose product MDKHQLLQQVLQHLQADLDQAHQAALSAHETATHEENVAENKYDTLGLEAAYLASGQARRVEELRQTLITWRQLRPRPFDDAHGIELGALILLASEDGHEQWLFLGPQGASMKLQHAGQSIQVLSNATPLGRLLLGKHPGDEITLSMGQRLQAFEILTVD is encoded by the coding sequence ATGGACAAGCACCAGCTCCTGCAGCAGGTCTTGCAGCACCTGCAAGCCGACCTCGATCAGGCCCATCAGGCGGCGCTCAGCGCCCATGAAACGGCAACCCACGAAGAGAACGTCGCCGAGAACAAGTACGACACCCTCGGCCTGGAAGCCGCCTACCTGGCCAGCGGCCAGGCGCGCCGCGTCGAAGAACTGCGCCAGACCCTGATCACCTGGCGCCAGCTAAGGCCACGACCGTTCGACGACGCCCATGGCATCGAACTGGGCGCATTGATTCTGCTGGCCAGCGAAGACGGCCACGAGCAGTGGCTGTTTCTCGGCCCGCAGGGCGCCAGCATGAAACTGCAGCACGCCGGGCAGAGCATTCAGGTACTGAGCAATGCCACACCGCTGGGGCGCCTGCTGCTCGGCAAACACCCTGGCGATGAAATTACCCTGTCGATGGGCCAGCGGCTGCAGGCCTTCGAGATATTGACGGTCGATTGA
- a CDS encoding diguanylate cyclase produces MTRLGDDTPPIDLQAVAYYLADPQANLSLADVQAATAPFRPASERHDLGFGYVPGVIWLRLELQSSAHEIRHWRLELNYASLDEVRLYDVGTDGVRHARSGDTVPYPERAIGHRYPVFEITLQPGEQRTLYLRVDTRGSMTLSGGLMSEHDFEQHSQNGYLVHAIYCGVLIALALYNLLLFLALHERPFLNYVLFMAVFALAVLSLNGFGAQYLWPHAAPWTNRMLPFSLTLAALLAAVFARSFLDTRKWLPRWDRVLQILCAATALACLATLLLPVQRALQTMSLTGLSVTLTLLLTSFVCIGYRVPGARLFALAWLMLLGGAVTLALRNFALLPSNFFTLYAMQIGSALEMILLSFALAARFIELKRQREASLQMNERSLEKRVYERTQALENANRRLSELALLDPLTGLANRNALQQHLDQALQRSLRGHELLAVMLIDLDGFKPINDQHGHAFGDLVLAEVARRLRHYLREVDLPARLGGDEFVAVCERVLSAEDAQDLAKRLLEGLDTPMHIEGRTVRVGASIGIALSYGADDATRLIRRADKAMYQAKAEGRNRVRLCQEQA; encoded by the coding sequence ATGACCCGCCTCGGCGATGACACCCCGCCCATCGACCTGCAAGCGGTCGCCTATTACCTCGCCGACCCACAGGCCAACCTCAGCCTGGCCGACGTACAGGCCGCCACTGCCCCCTTCCGCCCAGCCAGCGAGCGTCATGATCTCGGCTTTGGCTACGTACCTGGGGTGATCTGGCTGCGCCTCGAGTTGCAATCCAGTGCCCATGAAATACGCCACTGGCGCCTGGAGCTGAACTACGCCTCGCTGGACGAAGTGCGCCTCTACGATGTCGGCACTGACGGTGTACGGCACGCGCGCAGCGGGGATACCGTGCCCTATCCCGAGCGCGCCATCGGCCATCGCTACCCGGTGTTCGAGATCACCCTGCAACCGGGCGAGCAGCGCACCCTCTACCTGCGCGTCGACACCCGCGGCAGCATGACACTCAGTGGTGGGCTGATGTCGGAACACGACTTCGAGCAGCACAGCCAGAACGGCTATCTGGTGCACGCCATCTACTGCGGCGTACTGATTGCCCTGGCCCTGTACAACCTGCTGCTGTTTCTCGCCCTGCACGAGCGGCCTTTCCTCAACTACGTGCTGTTCATGGCCGTCTTCGCCCTAGCCGTGCTTTCGCTCAACGGCTTCGGCGCACAATACCTGTGGCCGCACGCCGCGCCCTGGACCAACCGCATGCTGCCCTTCAGCCTGACCCTGGCGGCGCTGCTGGCAGCGGTGTTCGCTCGCAGCTTTCTGGATACGCGCAAATGGCTGCCGCGCTGGGACCGCGTGCTGCAGATCCTCTGCGCAGCCACCGCCCTGGCCTGCCTGGCCACCCTGCTGCTGCCCGTGCAACGCGCCCTGCAGACCATGTCCCTGACTGGCCTGAGCGTGACCCTGACCCTCTTGCTCACCAGCTTCGTCTGCATCGGCTACCGCGTGCCAGGGGCACGCCTGTTCGCCCTGGCCTGGCTGATGCTGCTCGGCGGCGCAGTGACTCTGGCACTGCGCAACTTCGCCCTGCTGCCCTCGAACTTCTTCACCCTGTATGCCATGCAGATCGGCTCCGCACTGGAGATGATCCTGCTGTCGTTCGCCCTGGCGGCACGCTTCATCGAGCTCAAACGGCAACGCGAAGCCTCCCTGCAGATGAACGAGCGCAGCCTGGAAAAGCGCGTTTACGAGCGCACCCAGGCGCTGGAGAATGCCAACCGACGCCTCAGCGAACTGGCCCTGCTGGATCCGTTGACCGGCCTGGCCAACCGCAACGCCCTGCAGCAGCATCTCGATCAGGCCCTGCAACGCAGCCTGCGCGGCCATGAGTTGCTGGCAGTCATGCTGATCGATCTCGATGGCTTCAAGCCCATCAACGACCAGCACGGCCATGCCTTCGGCGATCTGGTGCTGGCCGAGGTCGCCCGACGCCTGCGCCACTACCTGCGCGAGGTGGATCTGCCGGCGCGCCTGGGTGGCGATGAGTTCGTCGCCGTCTGCGAACGCGTGCTGTCGGCCGAAGACGCACAGGATCTGGCCAAGCGCTTGCTGGAAGGGCTGGACACGCCCATGCATATCGAAGGCCGCACGGTACGCGTCGGTGCCAGCATCGGCATCGCCCTGAGCTATGGTGCGGACGACGCCACCCGCCTGATCCGCCGCGCCGACAAGGCGATGTACCAGGCCAAGGCCGAGGGCCGCAATCGCGTGCGCCTGTGCCAGGAACAGGCCTGA
- the yccS gene encoding YccS family putative transporter, with the protein MPRPSLRQSLRRLWALDKFSSGLRVFIALAGALALCWWQGWTHDLIPLFLGVIACALTETDDSWQGRLGTVLVTLLCFSAAAYAVEFLFPYPWLFVIALALSTFALVMLGALGERFATLGSGTLILAVYSMIGVEQRGGVAGLWLEPLLLVAGAAWYGLLSVIWHGLFTHQPVQLALARLFRELGRYLKLKAALFEPLRQLDVEPRRLALAQQNGRVVSALNATKEIILHRVGNARPGPKVNRYLKLYFLAQDIHERASSSHYPYNELAEAFFHSDVLFRCQRLLRLHGEACERLAGAIELRQPFEYRELCSQALEDLHASLDHLHLQSNPAWRSLLRSLGALAGNLARLDQLLSNASNPDALAEEQDNTLLDREPHSLREVVERIGQQLTPTSLLFRHALRLSIALAAGYGLLHLIHPAQGYWILLTTLFVCQPNYGATRLKLVQRIAGTLLGLGLGWALFDLFPDPRVQALFAVVAGVVFFTTRATRYTLATAAITLLVLFCFNQVGNGYSLFIPRLVDTLLGGLIAGLAVFLILPDWQGRRLGRMLAGTLSCNSAYLRQIMTQYAQGKRDDLGYRLARRNAHNADAALSTTLGNMLMEPGHFRKDADLGFRFLVLSHTLLSYLSALGAHRGERLPETEQARLLEHAERIACSLDEIAACLRDQRPLAIHSDSEEHLAEELEQIPEDADERQRLVQTQLALISRQLGPLRTLGNHLQKERNRR; encoded by the coding sequence ATGCCCCGCCCCAGCCTTCGCCAATCCCTTCGTCGCCTCTGGGCACTGGACAAGTTCAGCAGTGGCCTGCGGGTGTTCATCGCCCTGGCCGGCGCCCTCGCGCTGTGCTGGTGGCAGGGCTGGACCCACGACCTGATCCCCTTGTTTCTCGGGGTGATCGCCTGCGCCCTGACCGAGACCGACGATAGCTGGCAAGGCCGCCTGGGCACCGTGCTGGTGACCCTGCTGTGCTTCAGTGCGGCGGCTTATGCGGTGGAGTTCCTCTTTCCCTATCCCTGGCTGTTCGTCATCGCCCTGGCGCTGTCCACCTTCGCCCTGGTCATGCTCGGCGCCCTGGGCGAACGCTTCGCCACCCTTGGCTCGGGCACGCTGATCCTCGCCGTGTACAGCATGATCGGCGTCGAACAGCGCGGCGGCGTCGCCGGCCTGTGGCTGGAGCCCTTGCTGCTGGTGGCCGGCGCGGCCTGGTACGGGCTGCTGTCGGTGATCTGGCACGGTCTGTTCACCCACCAGCCGGTGCAACTGGCGCTGGCCCGCCTGTTTCGCGAACTGGGCCGCTATCTCAAGCTCAAGGCCGCGCTGTTCGAGCCCCTGCGCCAGCTCGACGTGGAGCCCCGGCGCCTGGCCCTGGCGCAACAGAACGGCCGGGTGGTGTCGGCGCTCAATGCGACCAAGGAGATCATTTTGCACCGGGTCGGCAATGCCCGCCCCGGGCCGAAGGTCAATCGCTACCTCAAACTGTACTTCCTCGCTCAGGACATTCACGAGCGCGCCAGTTCCTCGCACTACCCCTACAACGAGCTGGCCGAAGCCTTCTTCCACAGTGACGTGCTGTTTCGCTGCCAACGCCTGCTGCGCCTGCATGGCGAGGCCTGCGAGCGCCTGGCCGGCGCCATCGAGCTGCGCCAGCCGTTCGAGTACCGCGAGCTGTGCAGTCAGGCGCTGGAGGATCTGCACGCCTCGCTCGATCACCTGCACCTGCAGAGCAACCCGGCCTGGCGCAGCCTGCTGCGCTCGCTCGGCGCCCTGGCCGGCAACCTGGCCAGGCTCGATCAGTTGCTGAGCAACGCCAGCAATCCCGACGCCCTGGCCGAGGAGCAGGACAATACGCTGCTCGACCGCGAGCCGCATTCGCTGCGCGAAGTGGTCGAGCGCATCGGCCAGCAGCTCACCCCGACCTCGCTGCTGTTTCGCCACGCCCTGCGCCTGTCCATCGCCCTGGCCGCCGGCTACGGCCTGCTGCATCTGATCCACCCGGCGCAGGGTTACTGGATCCTGCTGACCACGCTGTTCGTCTGCCAGCCCAACTACGGCGCCACCCGCCTCAAGCTGGTGCAACGTATCGCCGGTACCCTGCTGGGCCTGGGCCTGGGCTGGGCGCTGTTCGACCTGTTCCCCGATCCGCGCGTGCAGGCACTGTTCGCGGTGGTCGCCGGGGTGGTCTTCTTCACCACCCGCGCCACCCGCTATACCCTGGCCACCGCCGCCATCACCCTGCTGGTGCTGTTCTGCTTCAACCAGGTCGGCAATGGCTACAGCCTGTTCATCCCACGCCTGGTCGATACCCTGCTCGGCGGTCTGATCGCCGGCCTGGCGGTATTCCTGATCCTGCCGGACTGGCAGGGCCGGCGCCTGGGGCGCATGCTCGCCGGCACCCTGAGCTGCAACAGCGCCTACCTGCGCCAGATCATGACCCAGTACGCTCAGGGCAAGCGCGACGATCTCGGCTACCGCCTGGCCCGGCGTAATGCGCACAATGCAGATGCCGCGCTGTCCACCACCCTTGGCAATATGCTGATGGAGCCCGGGCACTTTCGTAAGGACGCCGACCTGGGCTTCCGCTTCCTGGTACTGTCACACACCCTGCTCAGCTACCTCTCGGCACTGGGTGCGCACCGTGGCGAACGCCTGCCCGAGACCGAACAGGCCCGCCTGCTGGAACACGCCGAACGCATCGCCTGCAGCCTCGACGAGATCGCTGCGTGCCTGCGCGACCAGCGACCATTGGCCATCCATAGCGACAGCGAAGAGCACCTGGCCGAGGAACTGGAGCAGATTCCGGAAGACGCCGACGAGCGCCAGCGTCTGGTGCAGACGCAACTGGCCCTGATCAGCCGCCAGCTAGGGCCACTTCGCACCCTAGGCAACCATCTGCAGAAAGAACGCAATCGGCGCTGA
- a CDS encoding glutathione S-transferase family protein → MFFAKEEPFALDIEEKTMRELYELCGADRELLFSPYCWRVRLALAHKGLDFHSRPIRFGEKALIEFSGQKLVPVLVDDGQSVHDSLAIFAYLDQRYPERPLLGDGLAAERARLVERLSFHMVRIPLLKILLPRIGQVIDPADREYFRSSREQMLGMRLEDFADPQGGERLFREGVASLEMWLRDQPFLEGQAPGACDYLLAGMLLWAWCLGAQPWAEDSALAAWFTRIRQAYEREHGPIRRASF, encoded by the coding sequence ATGTTCTTTGCCAAAGAAGAGCCGTTCGCGCTGGATATCGAGGAGAAGACCATGCGAGAGCTGTATGAACTGTGCGGTGCCGATCGCGAACTGCTGTTTTCCCCTTATTGCTGGCGGGTGCGCCTGGCCCTGGCGCACAAGGGGCTGGATTTCCACAGTCGGCCGATCCGCTTCGGCGAGAAGGCGCTGATCGAATTCTCCGGGCAGAAGCTGGTACCGGTACTGGTGGATGACGGCCAGTCGGTACATGACAGCCTGGCCATCTTCGCCTACCTGGATCAGCGCTACCCAGAGCGGCCACTGCTCGGCGATGGGCTGGCGGCCGAGCGCGCACGCCTGGTGGAGCGCCTGAGCTTTCACATGGTGCGCATACCGCTGCTGAAAATCCTGCTCCCGCGGATCGGGCAGGTGATCGACCCGGCTGACCGCGAGTATTTCCGCAGCAGCCGCGAACAGATGCTGGGCATGCGTCTGGAAGACTTTGCCGACCCGCAGGGCGGCGAACGGCTGTTCCGCGAAGGCGTTGCGTCGCTGGAAATGTGGCTGCGTGATCAGCCCTTCCTCGAAGGCCAGGCCCCCGGTGCTTGCGACTACCTGCTGGCCGGTATGCTGCTCTGGGCCTGGTGCCTGGGCGCGCAGCCCTGGGCCGAGGATTCGGCCTTGGCTGCCTGGTTCACGCGTATCCGCCAGGCCTATGAGCGCGAGCATGGCCCGATCAGGCGGGCCTCGTTCTGA
- a CDS encoding SLC13 family permease has translation MTFEQGQIFLILVASMGLFIWGRWRHDVVALGALLACVIAGLVPEREAFAGFGHPAVITVACVLVLSHGLQRTGAVSRLAQRLLPSGAGKLLSIAALTSLGALLSAFMNNVGALALLMPIALQIAARLELPPGRVLMPLAFGTILGGMTTLIGTPPNLIVSSFRAQHGGGAFAMFDFSPVGVAVALTGVLFISLLGWRLVPRREVGNAASFDTGHYLTEARVKEGGKAQGKTLREIEQLLDEADAQVVAMVRNKLRLTAPNPRRVLQADDVLVIEADPQELGEVLGQLDLLLEAEREAKEAEQKEDKDGETEKKASHSEDRAMQELLVKPDSSLIGRSASSTRLRSRYSINLLAISRQSHRSIKRLRSTPFQSGDVLLMQGSAEDIGEFANDYDCVPLAARAINIPDPRQANLALGIMILAIVAAAFGLLSTAIAFACGVLAYMLLRLVPLRAVYESIDWPVIVLLGALIPVAGAMSTTGAADLLARVLMENLAQGNATITLTLLLIVTMTLSDFMNNAATAAVMCPIALSAANQLGVSPDALLMAVAIGASCSFLTPIGHQNNTLILSPGGFRFGDYWRLGLPLEILVVLVSVPLLLWVWPL, from the coding sequence ATGACCTTCGAGCAAGGCCAGATATTCCTCATTCTCGTTGCCAGCATGGGCTTGTTCATCTGGGGGCGCTGGCGTCATGACGTCGTGGCGCTCGGCGCATTGCTGGCCTGCGTCATCGCCGGCCTGGTGCCCGAACGCGAGGCCTTCGCCGGTTTCGGCCACCCGGCGGTGATCACCGTCGCCTGCGTGCTGGTGCTCAGTCACGGTCTGCAGCGCACCGGCGCGGTCAGCCGACTGGCGCAGCGCCTGCTGCCCAGCGGCGCAGGCAAACTGCTGTCCATCGCTGCGCTGACCAGCCTTGGCGCCCTGCTCTCGGCGTTCATGAACAACGTCGGCGCGCTAGCCCTGCTGATGCCCATTGCCCTGCAGATTGCCGCACGCCTGGAGTTGCCACCGGGGCGCGTGCTGATGCCACTGGCCTTCGGCACCATTCTCGGCGGGATGACCACCTTGATCGGCACGCCGCCGAATCTGATCGTGTCCAGCTTCCGCGCCCAGCATGGCGGCGGCGCCTTTGCCATGTTCGATTTCAGCCCGGTCGGCGTCGCCGTGGCGCTGACGGGTGTGCTATTCATCAGTCTGCTGGGCTGGCGTCTGGTACCCAGGCGCGAAGTGGGCAACGCCGCCAGCTTCGACACCGGCCATTACCTGACCGAGGCGCGCGTCAAGGAAGGCGGCAAGGCCCAGGGCAAGACCCTGCGCGAGATCGAACAACTGCTCGATGAGGCCGACGCCCAGGTGGTGGCCATGGTGCGCAACAAGCTGCGCCTGACCGCGCCCAACCCACGGCGCGTACTGCAGGCCGACGACGTGCTGGTGATCGAGGCCGACCCGCAGGAGCTGGGTGAAGTGCTCGGCCAGCTGGATCTGTTACTGGAGGCCGAACGTGAAGCCAAGGAGGCCGAACAGAAGGAAGACAAGGACGGCGAAACCGAGAAGAAGGCCAGCCACAGCGAAGACCGCGCCATGCAGGAGTTGCTGGTCAAGCCCGACTCCTCGCTGATCGGCCGCTCCGCCAGCAGCACGCGCCTGCGCAGCCGCTATTCCATCAACCTGCTGGCTATTTCCAGGCAGAGTCACCGTTCGATCAAACGCCTGCGCTCGACCCCGTTCCAGAGCGGCGACGTACTGCTGATGCAGGGCAGCGCCGAGGATATCGGCGAGTTCGCCAACGACTACGATTGCGTACCGCTGGCCGCCCGCGCGATCAACATTCCCGACCCACGCCAGGCCAACCTCGCGCTCGGCATCATGATCCTGGCCATCGTCGCCGCGGCCTTTGGCCTGCTGTCCACGGCGATCGCCTTCGCTTGTGGGGTACTGGCCTACATGCTGCTGCGCCTGGTGCCGTTGCGCGCTGTTTACGAATCCATCGACTGGCCGGTGATCGTGCTGCTCGGTGCCTTGATCCCGGTGGCCGGGGCGATGTCCACCACCGGCGCGGCCGACCTGCTGGCACGGGTGCTGATGGAAAACCTGGCACAGGGCAACGCCACCATCACCCTGACCCTGCTGCTGATCGTCACCATGACCCTGTCGGATTTCATGAACAACGCGGCGACCGCCGCAGTGATGTGCCCCATCGCCCTGAGCGCCGCCAACCAACTCGGCGTCAGCCCGGATGCGCTGCTGATGGCGGTGGCCATCGGCGCATCCTGTTCGTTCCTCACGCCCATCGGCCACCAGAACAACACCCTGATTCTCAGCCCGGGCGGCTTCCGCTTCGGTGATTACTGGCGCCTGGGGCTGCCCCTGGAAATACTCGTGGTGCTGGTCAGCGTGCCGCTGTTGCTGTGGGTATGGCCGCTTTGA
- a CDS encoding NAD(P)/FAD-dependent oxidoreductase: MCAANAAARGRSVLVLDHANKAGKKILMSGGGRCNFTNLYCEPGNFLSGNPHFCKSALARFTQWDFIGLVAKHGVPYHEKKLGQLFCDNKSSDILELLLAECAEAGAELRLNTAVHGIEKTADGFHLSSDIGELDCQSLVIATGGLSIPTLGATGFGYQVARQFGHEVLPTRAGLVPFTLTDPQLKALCTELSGTSVEDCRVSCNGQSFVENILFTHRGLSGPAILQISSYWQPGDTVHIDLLPHIDLPEWLASQQRERGNSELKTLLAELFTKKMAALLVDAWFTNKPLKQYTPGELKAIAERLGDWQLVPAGTEGYRTAEVTLGGVNSDEVSSKTMESLKVPGLYFIGEVLDVTGHLGGFNFQWAWASGYAAAQYV; encoded by the coding sequence ATGTGCGCCGCCAACGCAGCGGCGCGTGGGCGCTCCGTGCTGGTGCTGGATCATGCCAACAAGGCGGGCAAGAAAATCCTCATGTCCGGCGGCGGGCGCTGCAACTTCACCAACCTGTATTGCGAACCGGGCAACTTCCTCTCCGGCAATCCGCACTTCTGCAAATCGGCATTGGCGCGCTTCACCCAGTGGGATTTCATCGGTCTGGTGGCCAAGCACGGCGTGCCCTATCACGAGAAGAAACTCGGTCAACTGTTCTGCGACAACAAGTCCAGTGACATCCTCGAACTGCTGCTGGCCGAATGTGCCGAGGCCGGCGCCGAGCTTCGCCTGAACACGGCGGTGCACGGCATCGAGAAAACCGCAGACGGCTTTCATCTGAGCAGCGACATCGGCGAGCTCGACTGTCAGTCGCTGGTGATTGCCACAGGCGGGCTGTCGATTCCGACCCTCGGCGCCACCGGTTTCGGTTACCAGGTGGCCAGGCAGTTCGGCCACGAGGTGCTGCCGACCCGCGCAGGCCTGGTGCCCTTCACCCTTACCGATCCGCAGCTCAAGGCGCTGTGCACGGAGCTCTCCGGCACTTCGGTGGAGGACTGCCGGGTGAGCTGCAATGGCCAGAGCTTCGTGGAGAACATCCTGTTCACCCACCGCGGTCTTTCCGGCCCGGCGATCCTGCAGATTTCCTCCTACTGGCAACCGGGCGATACCGTGCATATCGATCTGCTGCCGCATATCGACCTGCCCGAGTGGCTGGCCTCGCAGCAGCGCGAGCGCGGCAACAGCGAGCTGAAAACGCTGCTGGCCGAACTGTTCACCAAAAAGATGGCGGCCCTGCTGGTGGACGCCTGGTTCACCAACAAACCGCTCAAGCAGTACACCCCGGGCGAGTTGAAGGCCATCGCCGAACGTCTGGGCGACTGGCAACTGGTGCCAGCCGGCACCGAGGGCTACCGCACCGCCGAGGTCACCCTGGGCGGGGTGAACAGCGACGAGGTGTCATCCAAGACCATGGAATCGCTCAAGGTGCCTGGGCTGTATTTCATCGGCGAGGTGCTGGACGTCACCGGTCATCTGGGCGGCTTCAACTTCCAGTGGGCCTGGGCGTCCGGTTACGCAGCCGCGCAATACGTCTGA
- a CDS encoding substrate-binding periplasmic protein: MFSVRALFLLALLSPPLVAGELLRLVADPWPPFNDHSLPQNGLASDLVQQALHQAGYRTVYSEAPWQRAVLGLKRGEHDVLINAWFSDERTLFGHFSQPYLLNRIRLIQRKGANIAFTRLVDLYPYRIAVVRGYAYSPEFDHDEHLQRVGVSGFESAARMLHAGRVQLALEDEWVARYHLGRELAPLRDELEFLPTPLSENGLRILVRLSHPRHAEITTRFDQAIQAMQADGRYAETFRRHGMGL, encoded by the coding sequence ATGTTCAGCGTGCGTGCCCTGTTTCTGCTGGCGCTGCTGTCGCCACCGCTGGTCGCCGGTGAGTTGCTACGTCTGGTGGCCGACCCCTGGCCGCCATTCAACGATCACAGCTTGCCGCAAAATGGCCTGGCCAGTGATCTGGTGCAGCAGGCGCTGCACCAGGCCGGTTACCGCACGGTCTACAGCGAGGCACCCTGGCAGCGAGCCGTGCTGGGCCTCAAGCGTGGTGAGCACGATGTGCTGATCAATGCCTGGTTCAGCGACGAGCGCACCTTGTTCGGCCACTTCTCCCAGCCCTACCTGCTCAATCGTATTCGGCTGATCCAGCGCAAGGGGGCGAATATCGCCTTTACCCGGCTTGTCGACCTCTATCCCTATCGCATTGCCGTAGTGCGTGGCTATGCCTATTCGCCAGAGTTCGACCACGACGAGCATTTGCAACGCGTCGGCGTCAGTGGCTTCGAGAGTGCTGCGCGCATGTTGCATGCCGGGCGTGTGCAGCTAGCCCTGGAGGACGAATGGGTGGCGCGTTATCACCTGGGGCGTGAGTTGGCCCCCCTGCGCGATGAGCTGGAGTTTCTGCCCACACCATTGAGCGAGAACGGTCTGCGGATTCTGGTGCGCCTCAGCCACCCGCGGCATGCCGAGATCACCACGCGTTTCGATCAGGCGATCCAGGCCATGCAGGCCGACGGCCGTTACGCCGAAACCTTTCGCCGTCATGGTATGGGCCTCTGA
- a CDS encoding diguanylate cyclase domain-containing protein has protein sequence MRNILVIEDSPLVLKILAHLFRHEPDLEPVFCASLAEAEVMLETSAGLFFAAIVDLHLPDAPDGESVDLVMRYRLPCIVLSGSYNEQRRDELLMKGVVDYVLKESQHSYEYAFRLLHRLDHNSHIKILIADDSNAQRRYIRHIIEPHHYQILEATDGQETLRLLAEQPDIDLLILDHAMPGVSGFDLVKMLRQKLRLSELIIIGVSADPKGSLSAQFIKHGADDFLRKPFCPEELNCRVMNTLERRDLLQALKKAAEYDALTGLRNRRSFYERGVRMIQQAQQAGQPLSVAMLDIDHFKHINDGFGHASGDSALVVFAKAFVSIFPDALTGRLGGEEFALLSQLDTARLCEMLEQLRQRCAALHYAKEAPPLSFSAGLYHGPTEDLESMLHEADQRLYKAKQLGRARTVTD, from the coding sequence ATGCGCAATATCCTGGTTATCGAGGACAGCCCGCTGGTACTGAAGATCCTCGCCCACCTGTTCCGCCACGAACCGGATCTGGAGCCGGTCTTCTGTGCCTCGCTGGCCGAAGCCGAAGTGATGCTGGAAACCTCGGCTGGGCTGTTCTTCGCCGCCATCGTCGACCTGCACCTGCCGGACGCCCCCGATGGCGAGAGCGTCGACCTGGTGATGCGCTACCGCCTGCCGTGCATCGTGCTCAGCGGCAGCTACAACGAGCAGCGCCGCGACGAGCTGCTGATGAAAGGCGTGGTCGACTACGTGCTCAAGGAAAGCCAGCACTCCTACGAGTACGCTTTCCGTCTGCTGCACCGGCTGGATCACAACAGCCATATCAAGATTCTCATTGCTGACGATTCCAACGCCCAGCGTCGCTATATCCGCCATATCATCGAACCGCACCATTACCAGATACTCGAAGCCACCGATGGCCAGGAGACCCTGCGCCTGCTCGCCGAGCAGCCGGACATCGACCTGCTGATCCTCGACCATGCCATGCCCGGTGTCAGCGGTTTCGATCTGGTGAAGATGCTGCGGCAGAAACTCAGGCTCAGCGAGCTGATCATCATTGGCGTCTCGGCCGACCCCAAGGGCTCGCTCAGCGCGCAGTTCATCAAGCATGGCGCCGACGATTTCCTGCGCAAGCCGTTCTGCCCCGAGGAGCTGAACTGCCGGGTGATGAACACTCTGGAGCGCCGTGACCTGCTGCAGGCCCTGAAGAAGGCCGCCGAGTACGATGCCCTCACCGGCCTGCGCAATCGCCGCTCCTTCTACGAGCGCGGCGTGCGCATGATCCAGCAAGCACAGCAGGCTGGGCAGCCTCTGAGCGTGGCCATGCTCGACATCGATCACTTCAAGCACATCAACGACGGCTTTGGCCACGCCAGCGGCGACAGCGCCCTGGTGGTGTTCGCCAAGGCCTTCGTCAGTATCTTTCCCGATGCGCTCACGGGGCGCCTGGGTGGCGAGGAGTTCGCCCTGCTCAGCCAGCTCGATACGGCCAGGCTCTGCGAGATGCTCGAACAATTACGCCAGCGCTGCGCTGCCCTGCACTATGCCAAGGAAGCACCGCCGCTATCCTTCAGCGCCGGCCTTTATCACGGCCCGACCGAGGATCTGGAAAGCATGCTGCACGAGGCCGACCAGCGCCTTTACAAAGCCAAGCAGCTTGGCCGGGCGCGCACCGTCACCGACTGA